In a genomic window of Macadamia integrifolia cultivar HAES 741 unplaced genomic scaffold, SCU_Mint_v3 scaffold2327, whole genome shotgun sequence:
- the LOC122066300 gene encoding aspartic proteinase CDR1-like translates to MVANYSSSCSPITALVIIVFSIYLSTFSLVEAGDNGGGFSVDIIHRDSMLSPSYDPSVTHFERQQNAFRRSLSRVNNFKQSLTTPNQVSPRVIPNGGSYLMEISFGTPPMKNLAIVDTGSDLIWIQCKPCQNCYKQKAPLFDPTKSSTYREISCKSKQCQELGDMARGCSPKRNACKYLSRYGDGSFTNGLVANETFTLGSTSGRSVPLPNKMFGCGHNNDGTFGEKENGIVGLGESHLSLISQLKSSIDGMFSYCLVPLEKENVTSKLYFGSQAVVSGDDVVSTPLVSKNPVIFYYVTLEGISVGNQRLEFKKSWKVNAADEGNTILDSGSTLTFLQSELYDKVESEVSKLIGGYPVPDPEGSLSLCYKADTDVNVPITVHFSGADLKLKQMNTFVRISEELICFAFAPIDGHLAVFGNIAQMDFLVGYDLQERKVYFKPADCSKY, encoded by the coding sequence ATGGTTGCAAATTATTCTAGTTCTTGTTCACCCATAACTGCTCTAGTCATCATAGTCTTCTCTATTTACCTTTCCACCTTTTCCCTAGTTGAAGCTGGTGATAATGGTGGTGGGTTCAGTGTTGATATTATCCACCGGGATTCAATGCTCTCTCCATCTTACGACCCGTCGGTGACTCATTTCGAGCGTCAGCAGAATGCGTTCCGGCGATCATTGTCCCGTGTCAACAATTTCAAGCAGTCCTTAACCACTCCAAATCAAGTTTCGCCGCGGGTTATCCCTAATGGTGGATCATATCTCATGGAAATATCATTTGGTACTCCACCAatgaagaaccttgcaattgTTGATACAGGTAGTGATCTTATATGGATACAATGCAAGCCTTGCCAAAACTGTTACAAGCAAAAAGCTCCTCTATTTGATCCTACCAAATCTTCAACCTATAGAGAAATATCATGTAAATCAAAACAATGTCAAGAGCTAGGAGACATGGCTAGAGGATGTTCACCTAAAAGGAATGCTTGTAAGTACTTGAGCCGTTATGGGGATGGATCATTCACTAATGGCCTTGTTGCTAATGAGACATTCACATTGGGTTCCACTAGTGGCAGATCAGTCCCCTTACCAAACAAAATGTTTGGTTGTGGACACAACAATGATGGCACCTTCGGTGAGAAAGAAAATGGTATAGTTGGCCTAGGAGAGAGTCATCTATCACTGATTTCGCAACTGAAATCTTCTATTGATGGCATGTTCTCCTATTGCTTGGTCCCTttggaaaaggaaaatgttaCAAGCAAATTGTATTTTGGTAGTCAAGCTGTTGTTTCCGGTGATGATGTTGTTTCCACTCCGTTAGTGTCGAAAAATCCGGTAATTTTCTACTATGTGACCCTTGAAGGAATTAGTGTTGGAAACCAGAGATTGGAATTCAAGAAGTCATGGAAGGTTAATGCTGCTGATGAGGGAAATACTATCCTTGATTCAGGTTCAACACTCACATTTCTCCAATCTGAACTCTATGATAAGGTCGAATCGGAAGTGTCGAAATTGATTGGAGGTTATCCTGTTCCTGACCCTGAAGGGTCACTTAGTTTATGCTACAAAGCTGATACTGATGTCAATGTTCCAATCACTGTCCATTTTTCAGGTGCTGATTTGAAGTTGAAACAGATGAATACTTTTGTTAGGATATCTGAAGAACTCATATGCTTTGCCTTTGCACCTATAGATGGTCATCTGGCTGTCTTTGGGAACATAGCTCAAATGGATTTCTTGGTTGGCTATGATCTTCAAGAAAGGAAGGTCTACTTCAAGCCAGCTGATTGCTCTAAATATTAG